The following coding sequences lie in one Paenibacillus durus ATCC 35681 genomic window:
- the rpsP gene encoding 30S ribosomal protein S16 — MAVRIRLKRMGAHKAPFYRVVVSDSRSPRDGRFIEEIGYYNPVAQPAVVNIDEEKALKWLQTGAQASDTVRNLLSKAGVLKKFHESKQAK, encoded by the coding sequence GTGGCAGTACGTATTCGTCTGAAACGTATGGGTGCTCATAAAGCGCCTTTCTATCGTGTAGTGGTTTCCGATTCCCGGTCTCCTCGTGACGGTCGTTTTATCGAGGAAATTGGTTACTATAACCCGGTTGCTCAACCGGCAGTAGTGAACATCGATGAGGAAAAAGCGCTCAAGTGGCTTCAAACCGGTGCGCAAGCATCCGACACGGTTCGCAACTTGCTGAGCAAAGCGGGTGTGTTGAAGAAGTTCCATGAGTCGAAGCAAGCGAAATAA
- a CDS encoding KH domain-containing protein codes for MEELVAVIAKALVDHPEDVTVRTVEKDHLIVYELSVHPNDVGKVIGKQGRIAKALRTVVTSAAVKSDKRVTVDILS; via the coding sequence ATGGAAGAATTAGTTGCAGTTATTGCTAAGGCTTTAGTGGATCATCCGGAAGATGTGACGGTGCGGACCGTGGAGAAGGATCATCTGATTGTATATGAATTGTCCGTTCATCCCAATGATGTGGGCAAGGTCATCGGCAAGCAGGGGCGGATCGCCAAAGCGCTCCGGACAGTCGTTACATCGGCAGCAGTCAAGAGCGATAAGCGCGTCACCGTGGATATTTTATCCTGA
- the trmD gene encoding tRNA (guanosine(37)-N1)-methyltransferase TrmD, with translation MRIDVLTLFPEMCEGVFGTSILGKAREKGIALLNAVNFRDYANNKHGSVDDTPYGGGGGMVLKPEPIFAAVEHLLDNLGGRSDSADQAPDTAQEKSANPRIILMCPQGRTFDQRIAEELAKEKHLIFICGHYEGYDERIREHLVTDELSIGDYVLTGGELPALTVIDAVVRLQPGALGNESSAVTDSFSTGLLEYPHYTRPAEFRGWKVPDMLLSGHHANIEAWRREQSLKRTLERRPELLEQAELTPKDHKLLERLKAELNETCIGSRSEEEKASF, from the coding sequence ATCCGAATCGATGTGCTGACGCTTTTTCCGGAAATGTGTGAAGGCGTATTCGGGACGAGCATTTTGGGCAAGGCGCGGGAAAAAGGCATCGCCCTGCTGAATGCGGTGAATTTCCGCGACTATGCGAACAATAAGCACGGCAGCGTCGACGACACTCCATATGGCGGGGGAGGCGGCATGGTGCTCAAGCCCGAGCCGATCTTTGCTGCGGTGGAGCATCTTCTGGACAATCTGGGGGGGCGGTCAGATTCAGCGGATCAAGCGCCGGATACAGCTCAAGAGAAGAGCGCTAACCCGCGTATTATTCTTATGTGTCCGCAAGGCCGTACTTTCGATCAGCGAATCGCCGAGGAGTTGGCCAAGGAGAAGCATCTCATTTTTATTTGCGGCCATTACGAGGGCTATGACGAGCGTATCCGCGAGCATTTGGTTACGGATGAGCTGTCTATCGGCGACTATGTACTGACAGGCGGAGAACTGCCCGCCCTTACGGTTATCGATGCGGTAGTCCGCCTGCAGCCGGGAGCGCTTGGAAATGAGTCCTCTGCGGTGACCGATTCGTTCAGTACGGGGCTGCTGGAGTATCCGCATTACACGCGTCCGGCTGAGTTTCGCGGCTGGAAGGTGCCGGATATGCTGCTGAGCGGCCATCATGCCAATATCGAAGCATGGCGGAGGGAGCAGTCGCTGAAGCGGACGCTGGAGCGCAGACCCGAGCTGCTGGAGCAGGCAGAGCTTACACCGAAAGACCATAAGCTGCTGGAACGATTAAAAGCTGAATTAAATGAGACTTGCATCGGCAGCCGTAGTGAAGAAGAGAAGGCGTCTTTTTAA
- the rimM gene encoding ribosome maturation factor RimM (Essential for efficient processing of 16S rRNA), whose amino-acid sequence MTESLLTVGKLVNTHGIRGEIKILSRTDFPEVRFAPGSKLLIIPEDGKGQLEVTVEAAREHKGMYIVKLKGYNDINQVEKYKGSLIKVTEGDRVELPENEYYFHDIIGCEVYTTEAEGAPLGVISEILTPGANDVWVVRRPKGQDILIPVIDDVVLDVDVPNKRVKIQLMEGLLS is encoded by the coding sequence ATGACGGAATCGCTGTTAACGGTAGGTAAGCTGGTCAATACCCACGGGATTCGCGGTGAAATCAAAATATTGTCCCGGACCGATTTTCCCGAGGTGAGGTTTGCTCCGGGGAGTAAGCTGCTGATTATTCCGGAAGATGGAAAAGGACAGCTTGAGGTCACCGTGGAGGCGGCACGCGAGCATAAGGGAATGTATATCGTGAAGCTGAAGGGCTATAACGACATCAACCAGGTGGAAAAATATAAAGGCAGCCTGATCAAAGTCACAGAGGGAGACCGGGTGGAACTGCCGGAGAACGAGTACTATTTTCACGATATTATCGGCTGTGAGGTCTATACGACTGAAGCGGAAGGCGCGCCGCTTGGTGTGATTTCCGAGATTTTGACACCGGGAGCCAATGATGTATGGGTGGTCAGACGTCCCAAAGGCCAGGATATTCTGATTCCCGTTATTGACGACGTAGTTCTTGATGTCGATGTGCCGAACAAGCGGGTGAAGATTCAGCTGATGGAAGGACTGCTGTCATGA